A window of the Bacteroides thetaiotaomicron VPI-5482 genome harbors these coding sequences:
- a CDS encoding DUF4891 domain-containing protein translates to MKTILSCCLVIILAVSCQMKQNQNSDESIDENMSVDNTETCMVDTVKATAIFWIDKAEAKHCKDSGLRTIKAKVFIHENGKVDFLSFTKKQSSGVEKYILHHLDKFQISKRMLEGGYIQTGEQFVQLRCMREKLQAMQ, encoded by the coding sequence ATGAAAACAATTCTATCCTGCTGTTTAGTAATTATTCTGGCTGTTTCCTGCCAAATGAAACAGAATCAGAATTCCGATGAGTCAATCGATGAAAACATGAGCGTTGATAATACAGAAACTTGTATGGTAGATACCGTAAAAGCTACAGCTATCTTTTGGATAGATAAAGCAGAAGCCAAACATTGCAAAGATTCGGGGCTCCGTACGATTAAAGCGAAAGTATTTATTCACGAAAATGGAAAGGTTGACTTCCTGTCTTTCACCAAAAAGCAATCATCAGGTGTGGAAAAGTACATACTCCATCATCTTGATAAATTCCAAATTTCAAAACGAATGTTGGAAGGCGGGTATATACAAACAGGAGAACAATTCGTTCAGCTTCGCTGTATGAGGGAGAAACTGCAAGCTATGCAATAA